The DNA region GTTTTCGATGTGGACCAAGCGATTCGTTAAAACAGATAAAAGTTTGATCGCAATGTCTGGATTATCTTTCAACAACAGATCGAAATCTTGTTTTGTAAGTAAGCAAATTTCTGTATCGTCAATCGCGTACACACTAAAATTGTTTATCATGTTCGTCGCAAATAAATGGCTTTCGCCAAAAAAATCACCGCTCGTTAAAATGTTGAGAATTTGTTCTTTCCCGTCGATCGTTAGCTTTAATAGCTTTACTTGGCCATGATTAATGATAAATAGCGTGTCCGCCGTTTCTCCCTCGTGGATTAATGCTTCCCCTTTTGCAAAACGTTGATGGCTGCTCATTTTCGCGACTTTTGCAATCTCTTCATCAGATAGAGAGCTAAAAATGGGGACTTTTTTTGGACAAGGAGAGATAGGGAGGCATGTACATGGTTGTTCTTTCACTAGGACTCACCACCCGCTTTTATATTGTATAATTCCACTATACGTGAGGAGGATGCGCTTGAAAGTGAGCTGCATCACAAACCAATAGAAAATGCCAAAAAGCGAAGCTTGATGGCATTATCTGGGACATCCTTTATTAGATGGTGCTGCGTAATAGATCAGCGACGTAGGATGCGGAGTCTTCAATTTTTTTCACTTGATTGTCGTTCGGTGAAAAGCGGATGCGGATCGGAAACTCGACGTCGGTCATTCCTGTTGTTTTAATAATTTGGGCGGTTGTTTGCACATTCATGTTCGTTTCTTTTAGGTAATCCTGGATAACCTCGATCGCCTCGCCGCTCCAGCCATAAGAACCAAACGCGGCTGCAATTTTACCTTCGAGATTTATCTCTTTTAATTTTTTCAGGACATCTTCTAAACCGCCGATCAAGTCCGCGTATTTGGTTGAACTTCCGATAAACACAGCATCCGCCTCAGCGACACAATCTAAAATTTCGTCATGGTCTGCTCGGTCCGCGTTAAAGACGGCCACTTCGATATTGTATTCTTCCAATTTTTCCTGCATAATGTGGGCGATTTTTCTCGTATTGTTACGAATCGTTGTATAGATAATGGTCACTTTTTTGTTGCAGTCGCTATCCGCGCTCATTTCCGCGTACAGATTTACGAATTTTTCAACGTCTTTACGAATGAGATACCCGTGAGAAGGAGCGATCAATTGCACATCAAGTTCTTCCATTGCTTCCATTAATGTTTTAACATAACGTCGATGCGGGTGAATAATCGCTTGGTAATAGCCGAGGAAATCATCGGTCATGTCCACCTCATCATTGTAAAGTTCTTCAATTGCTATGTGAGTGCTAAAAATATCGCACGGGAACAAAATTTTGTCTTCGATTGAGTACGTAATCATCGTTTCTTCGGTATGAAGGTACGGCGTTTCTTTGAATTTCAATGTTTTTCCGCCGATATCAAGTGTATCCCCATCTTCGACCACTAAAAATTGTCTGTTTTGCAATCTGTACATTTCTTTGAGCTCGTCCACGGCCATTTCGGTGCAAACGAAAGTTGCGTCTGGAGCGCGATGCGCCAATGCGGCGATTCCGCCGGAGTGATCGGGTTCGGTGTGGTTCACGACAATATATTGAATCTCTTTTGGATCGATTAACTGACTAAGGTGATTGACGAATTCTTTGGCGAACTGAAAATCAACGGTATCGATCAAAGTGGGTTTATCTGTTTTTAATAGGTAGGCGTTGTAGGTTGTGCCTTTTGTTAGAACTAAGCGGTGAAAAGGAACTTCACGATCATCTATTTTTCCAATCCAGTAAACGTATTCGGCTAGTTGTTCGTGCTTCATCATCTTTCATCAACCTCATTTCTTTGTGTTTTGTTTTGCTGTTGACCCTAGTTTACGAGATATTGGACAATAAGAAGAGGATTTGAATCACATTTTGAAAAATGATTATCATTCTCAATTGAATGGATGAAAAGGGGGGCGAGGGGAACTGAGTATCAACTTCTATTTTCCACTGAATGTTATTCCTATCCTTGTCGGGCTCGTTGGTTGGCTCTTCATCGTATTGTTGGCCTATCGGATTTATAAAAAGAGGGCGGATAATCCGAGCGCGCGAATGATTGCTATTGCGCTATTCCTCGGTCTAGCTTCTATCTCCGCTCATGTTGAATGGTTCGGACAACGGATGGAATTAGCAATCTTACCGCTTGGCGTATGGATTTTGAAATCGATGTTGAGGAGAAAAAAGGATCAATGGCAACGGATTCGCTCTTATGCATGGTTAGGGTTCGCGGGGAATTTTATTATTTTGTTGCTCACGGTTGCCTCTATTCCACTTTACAACCAGCTGTATCCGAACGACGATCCGCGCGTGTATGTTTCTCATTTGGAAAAGGCTTCGTTGATTAACCTGTATCCGTCTACCGCGCCTGAGCGTCTGTTGCATAAGGAAAATTTAGCTGAACAATTGAATATGATGCAACCCGAAACATTTTATAGCGATGAATGGTATGAGGAAATGAATTGGCATCCGTACTCCAATAGTGAGCAGTTTCCTTATTTGGTGGTCGGAACGTCGCCTAAATGGGGAAGTGGGCAACGGCCAATGATTTATTTTGAGGACGATGGGAAAGGGATGCTTGTGAATACAGCGAAAAAACATGTTTACTTTCGAAGTGAAGTGGATTTGTTGAAGGCGGTGGAATCGGAATAATGAAAACGAAAAAAGGGCTCGCCCTTGTAGTCGCGCTTGTTGTGTTTATTGGGTTTAGTGTCTACTTCCTTTTCGTTTCACGTCCCGCTCCGTTTCCCGCTCACGAGGAGATTCTCGCGCAATTGAATCAGCTGTTGCCTGAAGTGGCGGTGGATGAAATCCAAGATGTCGTTTATGTGGCTCCGCGTCACGTGTTCGTTCCATTTAAAACAAAAAAGAATGACTATGGAATGAGTTACTGGACTTGGCGAGGGAAATGGAAAATGGACGTCAAAAATTCAATCGGAGCTCCCAGGTTGTGGATGATCAATGAAAAAGACCCTGCTTCTTATCATTTTGTTTGGAATATACACCCTGACGATGATGTAAATATGATCGATCTGTATTTGATCAGGCATCGCTACTACAGCATGACTTACACAACGAAAACGGATCAAACTGAACATCGCTATGAGCCTGGTATTCAATTGAAAGAACAAGTTTCGCTTGAAACGAAGTCGTATGGGGTCCTGCCGTTGTCGGACGATTGGGTTACAGTGATGCGAATGTTGGATCAGATGGAAGCGCCAAAACCTTCGGTGTTTGATTCCTTTTTCCAGCGGGATGATCTCTATTTTGGTTGGCGGGCGTTTGATGAAACGGGTGATGAATCGAAAAACTTACATCGCTCAATTAATGGAAGCAGCTTTGTGAATCGTAATGTTGATCAATTGGTTCGGTATTTGAACCCCAGCGATTTGGGGCTCATCGAATAGGCCTTGCCCGTTGTCGCTTAACCGTCGACGTGGGCTTGTCCTTCCCTTTAATATTTGGATGAAATTAAGGCTTATGGTGGGCTCATTTACTTACAGGATTCAATATTGGATGACAAAACTATCGGCCCTAACTTTCCTGTTTTTGAATTTGAAAGTCGGACTTGTATAACACTGTTTGTTAAATCTGCAGTTATAATGTCGATCCTGCCTGCCCAAGTTGGGCCATCTTCTTCTGGCGTAGGATATAGTTTAAATCTCCAACTAATCTCATTTTGAATAAAAGCAAAACCCTCAAAACCATCATAATCTCCCAAGGAGGATGGCGCGGGTAAATGGGTGGCATGAATACTAATATGGGTACGTGGAAAGCTTGGCGCTAACAAGTTCACTTTATAAACCAATGCAGCTCCTTTTGCATTTTCGTAAGCTGTATTTACGGGTTCCATTATAGAACAACACGGCATAGATACATAGGCTTTTCCATTGTTAGGAATAATCAGGCCAGCAATTAAAACTAAAGTCAAAACTAGCTGCTTCACAAATCTGGTCCCTCCACAATTTATTGTAGGCAGTTAGTCTTCCCTCTCGGCGTTCAATTATTAAATTCACTTTAAAAGAGGGTGATGGTGTTTGAATAAATTTTTGTTGCATTTAGAGGGATTTGTCGTTCTGGCAGTCAGTCTTTATTTTTACTCTCATCTACAATTTAGTTGGGTTGTGTTTCTGATCTTATTGTTTTCACCGGATTTGTCCGCGTTTGGGTACCTCAGCAACGTTTGGGTTGGCGCGGTTCTATATAATTTATTCCATACATACACCATTCCGATCGTCCTTCTAATGTGCGGTTTATGGACCGAACACAGCGCCGTTTTAATGATTAGCTTAATTTGGATCGCTCACATTGGAATGGATCGCATGCTCGGTTATGGATTGAAATATCCGACGCAGTTTCGGGATACGCATTTAAATCGGGTGTAAGCTGGTGTCCATGAGGGGGAGGTAAATGTGACGAGGAAAAAAGGGTTCAAATTCATCTGCGCGCTTGCGATTGTCACGTTGGTGTTCATCCTCTATTCCGCTGTTAGCATTTGGACCTTTAGTCAAAAACTCCAGCTTGTCGAGACGGATGCGGCGGTTGTGCTTGGCGCCGCAGTTTGGGGGGATCAGCCGTCTCCTGTTTTGCGGGAAAGGATCCATCACGCGATTTGGCTCTATGAAAACAATTATGTCGATCAAATCATTTTTACGGGCGGTAAAGGAAAAGGAGGATTGGCTGCGGAATCTGAGGTAGCGAGAGATTACGCGCTTAAAAACGGGGTACATGTGGACCATATTTTGGTGGAAACGAAGTCGAGGATCACTGAGGAAAATTTATCGTACGCCTATGAGATCGCAAAGCAGAAAAACTTCAAAACTTTTGCAATTGTCAGCGATCCTTTACATATGAAAAGAGCGATGCTGATGGCAAACAGGACAGGGATGGACGCCTATTCCTCACCTACGCAAAGTTCTGTCTACCAAACGTTAAAGAGCAAAGGGCCGTTCTTTTTGAGAGAATTGTTTTTCTATCTTGGTTATCTATTTAGTTTGCCGTTTCGGTGATATCGAGCTTCAACCATGTTATAGTAGGGTCAATAAAAATATGGAAGGGGGATTCTATGAAAAAACGTGTGGCTATTGGTGTTATTTCGGCTTTATTCATAGTGGGTATTATCATGTTTATCTTTCCTAAACAGAGTGTGAAAGAAGTGGAGCACAATGATGTCGCTTACATCCAACCCGCCGAGTTATCTGACGAAACGAAACGGATTCTGAGCGGAGTAGGGTTAGATCCAGGTCATGTGTTTGAGTACGAAATACATCCAGATGCGTCGTTTATGAGGAATGTATGGATTGAAGTATATGAAAATGGTATAAGACAGGAAGACGCTACAAATTTTAGCGGCGGTGGTGGACAACAGCTAGAAAATGAGAACGCGCTAAAAGAGTACGTCGCTTTTTTCATGGAACATGTGACAGAAGAACGAACCGATGAAGGCGTATTAGCCTATACGATATCAACGATTCATGATTCTGGATCGGGAAGAACGCCCGGGGAAATTAATTTATCAAAAGGCGGGACCTTCACGGCGCCGTTAAGCGAGAAAAGGGAAATTGAAATGAATCGCCCGATTACGCTGATTACAATGATTAACGACGGTGGAAATGGTATCTCGTACAGTACAAGTGATGCTATCGAATATGATGAGAGCGGGGAAGTACCGAAATTTATTCAACGATATGAAAAAGTGCTTCTGTTCAGGGTTCAATTCGTTGAGGAAGAGATAGATGAATCGTATTACGATCGGATCCCTTTAGATGACGCATTTGCCCCGACGGAATAATCGTTTTTATCGATGGAGATAGACAACAGCCGTATACCTCTCTAATCAATTAGGTATACGGCTGTTTGGCTTGCCTTAAAATTATCTTTTTAAATCGATTGTCCAATTTCCGTTCATCACGAAGCTAGGGTTACTCATTTGAAATTCGCTGATCTCAATCTCTTTGTGGAATTCCATCGTCATGGTGGCTTGATTTCCATTAAATTCGGCGGACATTTTTTTGATGTCGGGACTGTAGAAATTGAAAGAGCGGAGATCTATATATTTATTTTCGCCCGTATTTAATTCAAATTCTAATTCCGCTGATGTAGCGGATAATCTTTTCATCTTTTTAAGGACGGCTTTTTGCTCCGAAAAATCAATCTCTTTATTTAACATGACTTCCCCGTTTGTAGGAATGTTTAGTGTAAGTGGTTCATACTTTTGATTCGACGTAGCGATGATTGCCGGAACGGTTAAGGTTAAATCTTTTCCTTCCAGCGCGCTTGTTTCAAAGTTCGTTACTGGGCGCCCTTTTGCATTTTTGGGTATTTCTAGTTTGTGTTGTTTATTGGAAGCTCCATCAACTACATATAAGGCTTCTGCCGAACTGCCTGTACTTGAGCCGATCGTGCCTTCGGCGCCTCGATCTTCAAATTTCTCTATCACCTTCGTTTGAATTGGCTGTCCAAATCGAATTAATTGTAGGTGCTCGTCTGCAAAAGAAGAGACCAATTGAATGTTTGTTTTTCCTTTTCCATCGGCAATTGACGCTGCAAGGTTTACGCCATCGATCAGGTCGGACTTTGCTGTATAAATTTGACCGTCCAGATCAAGAGCTTTCGCTTTTTCTAAAGAAAGGTCATAGGAATTTTCTCCGATAACCAGTTTGAAATATTGAAAAGGCTGGATATTGTAGTTGCCCTCTGTTTTATTCATAAAGTGGAGGAAGAGGTTGTCCTTTTCCCCACCGTATCCGCCGGGATAATAGATGGTATTCGAACCGTCTTGTGGGATGATTTCAATTTCGCCCAAGTCTTCAAAGGCGCGATCTGCTTGGGTTGAAATCGTCATTTCTAAGTTGCCATTTGAAACGATGACACTCTCGACGGTAATATCCGAGTTTAAGACCTGCTTGTCCTTTAAGTAATATGCGTCACCATCTACAACAGTATCGTAAACCGAGGTTTTTGTCATGAACGACTTGATCGTTTCGGATATATCGCTCGCATACACACCCGTCACACCGATCAGGCATAAACAAGCCGCGGCGACATAGGAATATCTTTTTCGACGTTTTAGCTTTGTCGCTCGATTATGCTTTCTAAGTTTTTGATGAGCTTTTTTATGAATAGAATCCATATCGATTTCAACACCTTCCATTAACTTATCGAATTCTTGAATAACCAAATCATCATCCAATTGATTGAGTAGGGCTCTCATTTTCCGATCCTCCATAATCTAACGCCTCCTTAATCATTTTTCTGCCTCTGTAAAGCCTGTTGTCTATCGCTGATCTCGAAAAATTAAATGCTTTGGCCAAGTCACTGATCTTTTCGTTATAGAAGAATCTACGCAAAAATATCTTTCGATCTACATCGTTAAAGCTATTAATAATTTCTATTACTTTTTCTTGGTCCCGCCTCAAGAAAACATCTTTTTCTAAGCTGTAGCTATCTTCTATTTCAAAGTCTTCCATTGCGATAACCTGATCTGTTGTTCTTTTACGTCTGTAAGTTAAAGCCTTATATTTCGTTAACATAAGCAGCCAAGTTCTAAAATTTCCTTTTTCTTCGTCGAACTCATCAATTCTTGTCCAGGCCTCCAGAAAAACGTCTGATACACATTCCTCAATGTCCTCCTTCGACAAAGATGGAGATAATATATGATGGGCTAGGTAGTATATCGTTTTTGTATATTTGTTGATCATGTACTCATACGCGAGTACGTCTTCATTTTTAATTCTTTTAACTAGCGCGCTCTGTGGCAAATCCAACCTGTTCACCCCCTCTCATATATTACTACGTCCGCTCCATCGGATTTCTCTTGAGAAACTTGATTATCATTTTTATAAACAACTCGGAATGATAAGGTAGAGGGCTATCCATGTTTTCGCAGGCTACATATTAGGTCTACTAAATCCATTTGCCTAACTCATGCCGATCACTGCTGCGAACGTGGGGAATTTGTCACAAATGTTTCATTGTTCATCTTCAGTTCATGTTCGCCGTCTAAACTAAGGGTGTCGGAAAAGAGATAGGAGGGATGAACAAGTGAATATGGCATGGAAAGAAATGAAGAAAAATAAAACAAGGTTTTTGATTTTAGGTTCCATCGTATTTCTCGTCAGTTTTCTAACGTTTATTATATCGGGCTTGGCAAATGGACTGTCCCAGGACAATGCGGCATTAATTAAGGATCTGCCAAACGGCCAATTTTACATGACGGCAGACGCGGATCAAACCTATAATCTTTCACGAATCGATACGAGCGTCCAGGACAAAATTTTAAACGATCAAAGAGAGGCGGTTGCCCTTTCCATTCAAATGGGTTTTGTAAATGATGGCGCAGATAAGCAGCAAAGTGTTGTTTTTGTCACTTCAACCGATTCCGATTTGCTGCCACAGGTTGGAAAAGGGGAAATTGTGCTCGATCGTTCTTTAGAGGAGAAGGGCATAAAAGTAGGGGATACGTTAACGAACAATCAATTTAGCGGTGAGTTCATTGTCAAAGCGTTTGTTGACCAAAAGAAATTTAGCCACGCGCCCGTCGCTTTTATTAACATGATCAACTATCAAGAAATTTATCGCGTTCGTGAAATGCAACTGATCTTTGTCC from Ammoniphilus oxalaticus includes:
- a CDS encoding DUF4179 domain-containing protein, producing the protein MEDRKMRALLNQLDDDLVIQEFDKLMEGVEIDMDSIHKKAHQKLRKHNRATKLKRRKRYSYVAAACLCLIGVTGVYASDISETIKSFMTKTSVYDTVVDGDAYYLKDKQVLNSDITVESVIVSNGNLEMTISTQADRAFEDLGEIEIIPQDGSNTIYYPGGYGGEKDNLFLHFMNKTEGNYNIQPFQYFKLVIGENSYDLSLEKAKALDLDGQIYTAKSDLIDGVNLAASIADGKGKTNIQLVSSFADEHLQLIRFGQPIQTKVIEKFEDRGAEGTIGSSTGSSAEALYVVDGASNKQHKLEIPKNAKGRPVTNFETSALEGKDLTLTVPAIIATSNQKYEPLTLNIPTNGEVMLNKEIDFSEQKAVLKKMKRLSATSAELEFELNTGENKYIDLRSFNFYSPDIKKMSAEFNGNQATMTMEFHKEIEISEFQMSNPSFVMNGNWTIDLKR
- a CDS encoding ABC transporter permease produces the protein MNMAWKEMKKNKTRFLILGSIVFLVSFLTFIISGLANGLSQDNAALIKDLPNGQFYMTADADQTYNLSRIDTSVQDKILNDQREAVALSIQMGFVNDGADKQQSVVFVTSTDSDLLPQVGKGEIVLDRSLEEKGIKVGDTLTNNQFSGEFIVKAFVDQKKFSHAPVAFINMINYQEIYRVREMQLIFVPESDATLEIAGLEYFSNKQFLDTIPSYSAEQLSLNMIVWFLVVISGMLFAIFFYMMNVQKIGLYGILKAIGVKTSALFKMMWTQMLLITIVALAISIALSQAFMVVAPAGMPFNLSFTTTVQLSIIFLVIGFIGATLSGLQIKKVEPLQAIQQGEV
- a CDS encoding YdcF family protein, encoding MTRKKGFKFICALAIVTLVFILYSAVSIWTFSQKLQLVETDAAVVLGAAVWGDQPSPVLRERIHHAIWLYENNYVDQIIFTGGKGKGGLAAESEVARDYALKNGVHVDHILVETKSRITEENLSYAYEIAKQKNFKTFAIVSDPLHMKRAMLMANRTGMDAYSSPTQSSVYQTLKSKGPFFLRELFFYLGYLFSLPFR
- a CDS encoding DUF4260 domain-containing protein, translated to MNKFLLHLEGFVVLAVSLYFYSHLQFSWVVFLILLFSPDLSAFGYLSNVWVGAVLYNLFHTYTIPIVLLMCGLWTEHSAVLMISLIWIAHIGMDRMLGYGLKYPTQFRDTHLNRV
- a CDS encoding FprA family A-type flavoprotein; translation: MMKHEQLAEYVYWIGKIDDREVPFHRLVLTKGTTYNAYLLKTDKPTLIDTVDFQFAKEFVNHLSQLIDPKEIQYIVVNHTEPDHSGGIAALAHRAPDATFVCTEMAVDELKEMYRLQNRQFLVVEDGDTLDIGGKTLKFKETPYLHTEETMITYSIEDKILFPCDIFSTHIAIEELYNDEVDMTDDFLGYYQAIIHPHRRYVKTLMEAMEELDVQLIAPSHGYLIRKDVEKFVNLYAEMSADSDCNKKVTIIYTTIRNNTRKIAHIMQEKLEEYNIEVAVFNADRADHDEILDCVAEADAVFIGSSTKYADLIGGLEDVLKKLKEINLEGKIAAAFGSYGWSGEAIEVIQDYLKETNMNVQTTAQIIKTTGMTDVEFPIRIRFSPNDNQVKKIEDSASYVADLLRSTI
- a CDS encoding Crp/Fnr family transcriptional regulator — translated: MKEQPCTCLPISPCPKKVPIFSSLSDEEIAKVAKMSSHQRFAKGEALIHEGETADTLFIINHGQVKLLKLTIDGKEQILNILTSGDFFGESHLFATNMINNFSVYAIDDTEICLLTKQDFDLLLKDNPDIAIKLLSVLTNRLVHIENLAQNLATKDPSARIVQIILQFCEKFGKRKNGEIEIDLPLSREEIASYAGVTRETISRKLRMFEDLGLITAIGNKRLIVKDETALREFI
- a CDS encoding sigma-70 family RNA polymerase sigma factor; this translates as MDLPQSALVKRIKNEDVLAYEYMINKYTKTIYYLAHHILSPSLSKEDIEECVSDVFLEAWTRIDEFDEEKGNFRTWLLMLTKYKALTYRRKRTTDQVIAMEDFEIEDSYSLEKDVFLRRDQEKVIEIINSFNDVDRKIFLRRFFYNEKISDLAKAFNFSRSAIDNRLYRGRKMIKEALDYGGSENESPTQSIG